Proteins encoded together in one Bacteroidota bacterium window:
- a CDS encoding GNAT family N-acetyltransferase: MELKKGNISFRAVEPEDVKILLKWENNVDTWHLSSTLIPFSRFDIEQYVMNSNKDIFTIKQLRLMIDLSEKDQQITVGCVDLFEFDPIHKRAGIGILIDEAYRRKGIAANSLDLLSDYAFNILNLHQLFCNIEEDNKNSLSLFQHHGFKIAGLKNDWNYKSGNWINEYLLQRINNK, from the coding sequence ATGGAATTAAAAAAAGGCAATATCAGTTTTAGGGCCGTCGAACCGGAAGACGTGAAAATCCTTTTGAAATGGGAAAACAATGTTGACACATGGCATCTGAGCAGCACCCTTATCCCTTTCTCACGATTTGATATCGAACAATATGTAATGAATTCCAACAAAGATATTTTTACAATTAAACAATTACGATTAATGATTGATCTTTCAGAGAAGGATCAACAGATTACAGTTGGTTGTGTTGATTTATTTGAGTTTGACCCCATCCACAAAAGAGCAGGGATCGGAATTTTAATCGATGAAGCTTATCGTAGAAAAGGAATTGCTGCTAACTCCTTAGATTTACTATCTGACTATGCTTTCAACATATTAAATCTTCATCAACTATTTTGTAATATTGAAGAAGACAATAAAAACAGCCTTTCCTTGTTCCAGCATCATGGGTTTAAAATTGCAGGGTTAAAAAACGACTGGAATTACAAATCGGGCAATTGGATTAATGAATACTTATTACAACGAATCAATAACAAATAA
- the mltG gene encoding endolytic transglycosylase MltG, which translates to MAYYHTKYSSFRKKSKFHRTIIFILLLLIIIALAIGYFIYQIISEPNVWTKDETKVSIYIPTGSSFDEVKTILYKDGLIIHRKNFEWWAQKKKYPENIKAGKYLLLNGMSNNELINHLRSGNQEPVKLIFNNIRDIEQLATRVSEQLELDSASIINLLNDSTYISNLGFNKFTISSLFIPNTYEFFWNVSAENFINRMIREYENFWNDKRKAKAAALNMTKMEVVILASIIDKETQKNDEKPIIAGVYINRIKRNWLLQADPTLIFALNDFGVKRVLNVYKDIDSPYNTYKYPGLPPGPICIPSIASIDAVLNYHEHDYLYFCAKEDLSGYHNFARTNSEHNRNAQNYQRALDKLRIFK; encoded by the coding sequence ATGGCCTATTATCATACAAAGTATAGTTCATTTAGGAAAAAATCAAAATTTCACCGAACAATCATATTTATTCTCCTCCTATTAATTATTATAGCATTAGCTATTGGTTATTTTATTTACCAAATAATTAGCGAACCAAATGTTTGGACAAAAGATGAAACAAAAGTTTCAATTTATATTCCCACAGGATCAAGCTTTGATGAAGTCAAAACAATCCTTTATAAAGACGGTTTAATTATTCATCGTAAGAATTTTGAATGGTGGGCCCAAAAGAAAAAATACCCTGAAAATATTAAGGCCGGTAAATACCTTCTTCTCAATGGGATGTCAAATAATGAATTGATCAACCATCTCAGATCAGGTAACCAAGAACCGGTAAAACTGATCTTTAATAACATCAGGGATATTGAGCAATTAGCGACGAGGGTTTCTGAACAGCTGGAGCTTGATTCGGCTTCAATTATCAACTTATTAAATGACAGTACTTATATCTCAAATTTAGGATTTAACAAATTCACCATCTCAAGTTTATTCATCCCTAACACCTATGAGTTTTTCTGGAATGTGAGTGCTGAAAATTTTATCAATCGCATGATTCGTGAATATGAGAATTTCTGGAATGATAAGCGAAAAGCCAAAGCAGCTGCATTAAATATGACTAAGATGGAAGTTGTAATACTGGCCTCTATCATTGATAAAGAAACTCAAAAAAATGACGAAAAGCCAATTATTGCAGGAGTTTACATCAATCGAATAAAGCGAAACTGGTTACTCCAAGCCGACCCGACTCTTATCTTTGCATTGAACGATTTTGGTGTTAAGCGGGTATTAAATGTTTATAAAGACATTGATTCGCCCTATAATACTTATAAATATCCGGGGTTGCCGCCCGGACCGATATGTATTCCTTCAATTGCTTCGATTGATGCCGTATTAAATTATCATGAGCACGATTATTTATACTTCTGTGCCAAAGAAGACCTTTCTGGCTATCATAATTTTGCCAGGACCAACAGTGAGCATAACCGAAATGCTCAAAACTATCAAAGAGCTTTGGATAAATTAAGAATCTTTAAATAA
- a CDS encoding HAD hydrolase-like protein → MDGIKTIIWDWNGTLLDDTIICKSIINNLLEQRNLPKLSLQKYKEIFTFPVKDYYHKAGFDFTQEDFEIPANEFIVSYTDKVKLAKLHQEATKVLEYFKSGNIKQFILSAMEQNSLKKSIEQYGIYHYFQAIYGISDHYAHSKTANAKRLISDYDLNPSEVCLLGDTVHDHEVAELIGCQCILIADGHQTKNRLIATGRIVYDSLGVLKQNF, encoded by the coding sequence ATGGATGGAATAAAAACAATTATTTGGGATTGGAATGGAACTTTGCTGGACGATACTATCATTTGTAAAAGTATCATCAACAATTTACTTGAACAACGAAATTTGCCAAAACTAAGCCTTCAGAAATATAAAGAGATTTTTACATTCCCGGTCAAAGATTATTATCATAAAGCCGGATTTGATTTTACTCAAGAAGATTTTGAAATTCCTGCAAATGAATTTATTGTCAGTTATACCGATAAAGTCAAACTCGCAAAATTACATCAAGAAGCTACTAAAGTTCTTGAATATTTCAAATCCGGAAACATCAAGCAATTCATCCTCTCTGCGATGGAGCAAAACTCACTTAAAAAATCAATTGAGCAATATGGGATTTATCATTATTTTCAAGCAATTTATGGGATTAGCGATCATTATGCACATAGCAAAACGGCAAATGCAAAACGGTTAATCTCCGATTATGATTTAAATCCTTCTGAAGTTTGTTTGCTTGGCGATACGGTTCATGATCATGAAGTTGCCGAATTGATAGGCTGCCAATGTATTTTAATTGCCGATGGGCACCAAACAAAAAACCGATTGATCGCAACAGGAAGAATTGTGTACGACAGTTTAGGTGTACTTAAACAGAATTTTTGA
- a CDS encoding toxin-antitoxin system YwqK family antitoxin — translation MLLKQSSFLILFVLFCFSVMSQNQTQLNNKDDLGRKQGYWKSFDEMGYLKYEGTFKNDIPIDTFKYYYPDGKLRALSVFYNEGKKSYAKLFHRNEKLMAEGNYLNQKKDSVWRYYSEYDGVLLSEEIYINNQKNGLWRQFFPNGNVAEELNYKNDVEDGEWKQFYTDGTKKLEGFYVRGLKEGLIQMFYPNGQVETSGNYLNSLKEGIWKSFSEDGKVNKEEYYQNGKLKI, via the coding sequence ATGTTACTTAAACAATCTTCTTTTTTAATTCTTTTCGTCCTTTTTTGCTTTTCAGTGATGAGTCAAAATCAAACCCAATTAAATAATAAGGATGATCTGGGCCGTAAACAAGGTTACTGGAAGTCGTTTGATGAAATGGGGTATTTAAAATATGAAGGCACCTTTAAAAATGATATCCCGATCGATACTTTTAAATATTATTACCCGGATGGCAAATTAAGGGCGCTGTCAGTTTTTTATAATGAGGGTAAGAAATCATATGCAAAATTATTTCATCGTAACGAAAAGTTGATGGCTGAAGGCAACTATTTAAATCAAAAGAAAGATAGTGTTTGGAGATATTATAGCGAATATGATGGGGTTTTATTGTCGGAAGAGATTTATATAAATAATCAGAAAAATGGACTTTGGCGGCAGTTTTTCCCCAATGGAAATGTTGCAGAAGAGCTTAATTATAAAAATGATGTTGAAGACGGGGAGTGGAAGCAGTTTTATACCGACGGTACTAAAAAACTCGAAGGATTTTATGTGCGAGGTTTAAAGGAAGGGCTTATTCAAATGTTTTACCCGAATGGACAGGTTGAAACCAGCGGTAATTACTTAAATTCATTAAAAGAAGGAATTTGGAAATCTTTTTCGGAAGATGGAAAAGTAAATAAAGAAGAATATTATCAAAATGGAAAATTAAAAATCTGA
- the recR gene encoding recombination mediator RecR, with amino-acid sequence MVNSYSSKLLEDAVNEFAKLPGIGRKSALRLALHLLKQQTDDVEQFGKSIIRMRNEMKQCTVCHNISDVDTCEICANPKRDRSIICVVEDIRDVMAIENTSQFVGLYHVLGGIISPMEGIGPDDLQIRSLVSRVQSGEIKEVIMALSTTIEGDTTNFYIFKKLKDTRIKITTIARGISIGDELEYADEITLGRSILNRTPYHSGL; translated from the coding sequence ATAGTGAATAGTTACTCCTCAAAACTACTTGAAGATGCAGTGAATGAGTTTGCAAAACTACCCGGTATTGGCCGTAAAAGTGCATTGCGGCTTGCACTTCATCTATTAAAACAACAAACTGACGATGTCGAACAATTTGGGAAAAGCATCATCAGAATGCGAAATGAGATGAAGCAATGTACTGTTTGCCATAACATATCCGATGTGGATACCTGTGAAATTTGTGCAAACCCCAAACGCGATCGTTCAATTATTTGTGTGGTTGAAGATATCAGGGATGTAATGGCTATCGAAAACACCTCTCAATTTGTTGGCTTGTACCATGTTTTAGGAGGCATTATTTCCCCGATGGAAGGTATAGGCCCTGACGACCTTCAAATTAGAAGCCTTGTTTCACGAGTTCAAAGTGGTGAAATTAAAGAAGTAATCATGGCTCTGTCAACTACCATTGAAGGAGACACCACCAATTTTTATATTTTTAAGAAATTAAAGGATACCCGGATTAAAATTACAACCATTGCCCGTGGTATCTCAATTGGCGACGAACTCGAATATGCGGATGAAATTACGCTTGGTCGGTCTATTTTAAACAGAACGCCATACCATTCAGGTCTGTAA